A stretch of the Snodgrassella alvi genome encodes the following:
- a CDS encoding RHS repeat-associated core domain-containing protein, protein MIQETRTDRSKSVYIYTDESGYEPLARVETTTGTEQKVLYYHTDVNGAPEELTDEDGHIVWACSYQLWGKPIQEIEHSQIQQNLRYQGQYLDRETGLHYNTFRYYDPDIGRFTQPDPIGLLGGFNLYQYKTKKSFFYF, encoded by the coding sequence ATGATTCAGGAAACCCGTACCGACAGAAGCAAAAGCGTCTATATCTACACGGATGAGAGCGGCTATGAACCCTTAGCCAGAGTAGAGACCACTACCGGTACGGAACAGAAAGTGCTGTACTACCACACCGATGTCAACGGCGCCCCGGAAGAACTCACTGATGAAGACGGTCATATTGTATGGGCATGCAGCTATCAGCTGTGGGGCAAACCGATACAGGAAATCGAACACAGCCAGATACAACAGAACCTGAGGTATCAGGGGCAGTATTTAGACAGAGAAACGGGCTTACATTACAATACTTTCAGGTACTATGACCCGGATATAGGCAGATTCACGCAGCCGGACCCGATTGGGCTCTTGGGTGGATTTAATTTGTATCAGTATAAAACCAAAAAGAGCTTCTTTTATTTCTGA
- the mutY gene encoding A/G-specific adenine glycosylase has product MRNEEVLKSEFAPRLVQWQRQHGRHGLPWQTQEPYRVWLSEIMLQQTQVATVLDYYPRFVTTFPDVQALAAAEEDAVLGLWQGLGYYSRARNLHKAAQQVVNEFGGVFPSERKELQRLCGVGRSTAAAIAAFCFNARETILDGNVKRVLCRLFALDGDPANKAFEAKLWTTAEALLPRNAADMPAYTQGLMDLGATVCKRLKPVCAVCPMNDICLAHLQGRTAELPRRKAAVAVKDVALYWLVLRNRAGAVFLTKRPAKGIWGGLWCVPCSESLDDLYALACDFGVQAEDLTEGTEIKHRLTHRQLMILPFAAVAGEQAPVSARIAGEWVAPENLAVYGIPKPLHSYLNAVQNSLF; this is encoded by the coding sequence ATGCGAAATGAGGAAGTTTTGAAGTCTGAATTTGCTCCGCGGTTGGTGCAATGGCAGCGGCAACATGGCCGGCATGGTTTACCGTGGCAGACGCAGGAGCCGTATCGGGTATGGCTCTCGGAAATTATGTTGCAACAGACTCAGGTGGCGACGGTGCTGGATTATTACCCGCGGTTTGTGACTACTTTTCCAGATGTGCAGGCACTGGCAGCTGCAGAAGAAGACGCGGTGCTGGGTCTATGGCAGGGACTTGGCTATTACAGCCGTGCCCGCAATTTGCACAAAGCTGCGCAACAGGTGGTAAATGAGTTTGGTGGTGTGTTTCCGTCTGAGCGAAAAGAGCTGCAAAGGCTTTGTGGAGTGGGGCGCAGTACTGCAGCAGCAATTGCTGCGTTCTGTTTTAATGCACGGGAAACTATTTTAGATGGCAATGTAAAGCGGGTGTTGTGCCGTTTGTTTGCGTTGGATGGTGATCCGGCCAATAAAGCTTTTGAGGCAAAACTGTGGACAACGGCTGAAGCTCTGCTGCCACGGAATGCTGCAGATATGCCGGCTTATACTCAGGGGTTGATGGATTTAGGTGCTACGGTATGTAAACGATTGAAACCGGTATGTGCTGTTTGCCCGATGAATGATATTTGTCTGGCACATCTGCAAGGCCGCACGGCTGAGTTGCCACGTAGGAAAGCGGCAGTAGCAGTTAAGGATGTGGCGCTTTACTGGCTAGTATTGCGTAATCGTGCTGGAGCGGTGTTTTTAACTAAGCGGCCGGCTAAAGGGATCTGGGGTGGTTTATGGTGTGTACCCTGTAGCGAGAGTCTGGATGATTTGTATGCACTTGCCTGTGATTTCGGTGTACAGGCGGAAGATTTGACTGAAGGCACAGAAATTAAGCATCGTCTGACGCACCGGCAGTTGATGATTTTGCCGTTCGCAGCTGTGGCTGGTGAGCAAGCGCCGGTATCGGCAAGGATAGCAGGTGAGTGGGTGGCACCAGAAAATCTGGCTGTTTATGGTATTCCTAAACCATTGCACAGCTATCTGAATGCGGTGCAAAACAGTCTTTTTTAA
- a CDS encoding class I SAM-dependent RNA methyltransferase, producing the protein MNSYSLFVSCPRGLEAILNQELVKLGCEQIHPRDGGVAVNGDLATVYRINLYSRVASRVLMRLSSGHFRNENDIYQQAKKVDWTKWFDVKKTFKIHIEGKQAQINSLNFAALKVKDALCDVFREQNGSRPSVEKFQPDIRIHVFIEKNELSIYLDTSGEALFKRGYRSDTGEAPLRENLAAGLLILAGYNGSQPFMDPFCGSGTLAIEAALIASNSAPGLERAFGFEHLLNYDATLWQQLRRNALSAKCQPQAPISGADIDGKLIVLAQNNARYAEVEQYIQWQTADALDTRPNGTNGIMLSNPPYGVRLSEIQLLHALYPQMGSWLKQHFAGWQIGMFSADRDMPKLMRLSPKRKIPLFNGNLDCRLFLLDMVAGSNRNKEHKA; encoded by the coding sequence ATGAATTCTTATTCTTTATTTGTAAGCTGCCCGCGCGGACTGGAAGCCATATTAAATCAGGAACTGGTAAAGCTGGGCTGCGAACAGATTCACCCTCGCGATGGCGGTGTAGCCGTTAACGGTGATTTAGCCACAGTCTACCGCATCAATCTGTATAGTCGCGTAGCCAGCCGTGTACTCATGCGCCTCAGTAGCGGCCATTTTCGCAACGAAAACGATATTTACCAACAAGCTAAAAAAGTCGACTGGACCAAATGGTTTGACGTTAAAAAAACTTTCAAAATACATATCGAAGGCAAACAGGCGCAAATCAACAGCCTGAACTTTGCTGCCCTCAAAGTAAAAGACGCCCTTTGCGACGTTTTTCGCGAGCAAAACGGCAGTCGACCCAGCGTGGAAAAATTTCAGCCCGATATTCGCATTCATGTTTTTATCGAAAAAAACGAACTATCCATTTATCTGGATACTAGTGGTGAAGCCTTATTCAAACGAGGCTACCGCAGTGACACTGGCGAAGCACCATTACGCGAAAATCTGGCCGCCGGACTGCTGATATTGGCAGGCTATAACGGCAGTCAGCCTTTTATGGATCCATTCTGCGGCAGCGGCACCCTCGCCATAGAAGCAGCATTGATAGCCAGCAACAGCGCCCCCGGCCTAGAGCGTGCTTTCGGATTTGAACACCTACTCAATTACGATGCCACCTTATGGCAGCAGCTGCGCCGTAACGCATTATCCGCAAAATGCCAGCCCCAAGCACCGATTTCTGGTGCAGATATTGATGGGAAACTGATTGTATTAGCTCAAAATAATGCTCGTTATGCCGAAGTAGAACAGTATATCCAGTGGCAGACTGCCGACGCACTGGATACCCGCCCCAATGGCACCAACGGCATTATGCTCAGCAATCCCCCTTACGGTGTGCGCTTGTCTGAAATCCAGTTACTACACGCTTTATACCCTCAAATGGGAAGCTGGTTGAAACAACATTTTGCCGGCTGGCAAATTGGTATGTTCAGTGCCGATCGAGATATGCCCAAACTAATGCGCCTGTCACCCAAACGCAAAATTCCGCTTTTCAATGGCAATCTGGATTGCCGCCTATTCCTGCTGGACATGGTAGCCGGTTCTAATCGAAATAAAGAGCACAAAGCATGA
- a CDS encoding RHS repeat-associated core domain-containing protein — protein sequence MGNAYWAAREGDILLHTSMLADIVGAAVEIACYAAITAAVGFAIFGTITTGGLLLSVLVGVLMAISGGDTIVSNLSNWVSSLFPPSEDGKIKTGSPNTRTNGKASARAAGAIDQSIELSDSSEEPQQPENFADIAGILIAAGEIAQEFIRPTVASPDPRAEPRDDDKILCRKHPHPFGTDEYLAEGSSKVYINSQPAVRSNDRSTCEAKVTDDHTGGVKVSSNVRIGGEPIVVREIRSGKHPVAQLIGVVSALRRPRKICSKIKCLVLAIASNAGTSLASAKIAQAFTRGHPVHLPTGAKLLFDTEELDFTLPAHLPLQWQRFYSSVDTRTHNMFGAGWSVSFEVEIEISPQPDGSCAAVYINEQGRRLEIDPLQPGEGMRGINENLTIRRGQHNRWVIEDDDGLYRLFEPDPNQPHRLYLTALQDRNDNRLLLYRDSHSRIIEITDNDRSTRLSLHYQHPQHPQRVTTIKQQLANGHSRVLAQYQYTAQGDLQHVIDAEQRHTRTFAYDTGRRLIYHRLPTGLHCHYQWDYFADAAETAWRVTHHWTEADGQRQEDYHFHYDIEQRLTTVKDSLGRISQHYWNEVYQITRYIDPLGHTTAFEWNDNQQLISVTDAQGGQWRYSYDEQGRETAETDPLGRTTQTQWLPHWALPTISVDPDGSTWRYYYDERGNLLTVIDPLKQRTRYQYDQHGQITRITDARGGHKYLRWNPNGQLIQHTDCSGSLTQLGYDRHGNLTDITNAIGNSSRYQYNAAGDLISATLPDGRQEHFSVNAAGQLLTYTDPAGHTTHYHRDPRGLVHRRTDSAGRSIRFHYDTYSRLTTLTNENGEHYQFTYDAGDRLTEQTDLGGRKQKLTYDQLDNVSAVHFAAGSPAEITHRFTRDAIGRLIGKHTPDGNTAYQYDPADNLIKVGYKKAGLPTEAEADIITFRYDIIGNLLSETTAQGTLSHQYDQLGNRIATTLPDGRTLNNLYYGSGHLHQINLDGTTITDIERDRLHREVLRSQGQLNTEFRYDRNSRLQHKQTRRGHNTILPDILTDRRYQYDNLDRLVSKKHTRQGQTDYHYDRTGRIESCRNQAYWETLQYDAAANLLDKRRNEDNSTDNQNLVRFNQLLHFRGLQYTYDAHGRTHSKQTASGTQYYSYDAEHRLTEVRIEKQNRTERYGYVYDALGRRIEKHQIDRAGKACNRTRFLWDGLRMIQETRTDRSKSVYIYTDESGYEPLARVETTTGTEQKVLYYHTDVNGAPEELTDEDGHIVWACSYQLWGKPIQEIEHSQIQQNLRYQGQYLDRETGLHYNTFRYYDPDIGRFTQPDPIGLLGGFNLYQYAPNSLMWIDPWGLECNFLNRRQALNKAKDLAKIPHSQQPERQWIVGNIPVKKGQKNYKYSEDFGSHGRYYEYRNAQGHKRVIVDHTNDPRAKGIHTHAGKPKTGADSRNYDFKEERYLKIINPSTNDHHIYYE from the coding sequence ATGGGCAATGCGTATTGGGCCGCCCGCGAAGGGGACATCCTATTACACACCTCGATGCTCGCAGACATCGTTGGTGCGGCTGTAGAAATAGCATGCTATGCAGCCATCACCGCCGCAGTAGGTTTTGCCATTTTCGGCACCATCACCACCGGCGGACTACTCCTAAGTGTCCTTGTCGGCGTACTCATGGCCATTTCAGGTGGTGATACCATCGTATCCAACCTCTCCAACTGGGTCAGTAGCCTCTTTCCGCCCTCCGAAGATGGCAAAATCAAAACCGGCTCGCCCAATACCCGCACCAATGGCAAAGCTTCCGCCCGCGCCGCAGGTGCCATAGATCAAAGCATTGAACTAAGTGACAGCAGCGAAGAACCACAGCAGCCCGAAAACTTCGCCGATATAGCAGGTATACTTATCGCAGCCGGAGAAATCGCCCAGGAATTTATTCGGCCAACAGTCGCCTCACCCGATCCCAGAGCAGAACCCAGAGATGACGACAAAATACTTTGCCGCAAACATCCGCATCCGTTCGGCACAGATGAATATCTGGCCGAAGGTTCCAGTAAGGTCTACATCAACAGCCAGCCGGCCGTACGCAGCAACGACCGCAGCACCTGCGAAGCCAAAGTCACCGACGACCATACCGGCGGCGTCAAAGTATCCAGCAACGTACGCATCGGTGGTGAGCCCATCGTCGTGCGTGAAATCAGAAGCGGCAAACACCCCGTTGCCCAGCTTATTGGTGTGGTTTCAGCCTTAAGACGTCCCCGCAAAATCTGTTCCAAAATCAAATGTCTTGTCCTGGCCATCGCCAGTAATGCAGGCACCAGCTTAGCCTCTGCCAAAATAGCACAAGCATTTACCCGCGGCCACCCCGTCCACCTCCCCACCGGTGCCAAACTCCTCTTCGACACCGAAGAGCTCGACTTCACCCTCCCCGCCCATCTGCCCCTCCAATGGCAACGCTTCTACAGCAGCGTCGACACCCGTACCCACAACATGTTCGGCGCCGGATGGAGCGTCAGCTTCGAAGTCGAAATCGAAATCTCCCCCCAGCCCGATGGCTCCTGTGCCGCCGTCTATATCAACGAACAAGGCCGCCGCCTCGAAATCGACCCCTTACAACCCGGCGAAGGCATGCGCGGCATCAACGAAAACCTCACCATCCGCCGTGGCCAGCACAACCGCTGGGTCATCGAAGACGACGACGGCCTTTACCGCCTCTTCGAGCCCGACCCCAACCAACCCCACCGCCTCTACCTCACCGCACTTCAAGATCGCAACGACAACCGCCTCCTTCTTTACCGCGACAGCCACAGCCGCATCATCGAAATCACCGACAACGACCGCAGCACCCGCCTCTCCCTGCACTATCAGCATCCCCAGCACCCACAACGCGTCACCACCATCAAACAGCAACTGGCCAATGGCCACAGCCGGGTACTGGCACAATACCAGTACACCGCACAGGGCGACCTCCAACACGTCATCGATGCCGAACAGCGGCACACCCGCACCTTTGCCTACGACACCGGCCGACGCCTCATCTACCACCGCCTGCCCACCGGCCTGCACTGCCACTACCAGTGGGATTACTTTGCCGATGCCGCCGAAACCGCCTGGCGCGTCACCCATCACTGGACCGAAGCAGATGGCCAGCGACAAGAAGACTATCACTTTCACTACGATATTGAGCAACGCCTCACCACCGTCAAAGACAGCCTGGGACGCATCAGCCAGCATTACTGGAACGAAGTCTACCAAATCACCCGCTACATCGACCCCCTTGGTCACACCACCGCATTTGAATGGAACGACAACCAACAACTCATCAGCGTCACCGACGCCCAAGGTGGACAATGGCGCTACAGCTATGACGAACAAGGACGCGAAACCGCCGAAACCGACCCACTGGGACGCACCACCCAGACCCAGTGGTTACCCCACTGGGCCTTACCCACCATCAGCGTCGACCCCGACGGCAGCACCTGGCGCTACTACTATGATGAACGCGGCAACCTGCTGACCGTCATCGACCCCTTAAAACAACGCACCCGCTACCAATACGACCAGCACGGCCAAATAACCAGAATCACCGATGCCAGAGGTGGGCACAAATACCTGCGCTGGAACCCGAACGGCCAGCTTATCCAACATACCGACTGCTCCGGCTCCCTGACCCAGCTTGGCTACGACCGCCATGGCAACCTGACCGACATCACCAACGCCATCGGCAACAGCAGCCGCTACCAGTACAACGCCGCCGGCGACCTTATCAGCGCCACCTTGCCCGATGGCCGCCAAGAACACTTCAGCGTCAATGCAGCAGGACAATTACTGACCTATACCGACCCCGCCGGCCACACCACCCATTACCATCGGGACCCGCGCGGACTGGTGCACCGACGCACCGATAGCGCCGGACGCAGCATCCGCTTTCACTATGATACCTATAGCCGGCTGACTACATTAACCAACGAAAACGGCGAGCATTACCAATTCACCTACGACGCCGGCGACCGCCTAACCGAACAGACCGATCTGGGCGGACGTAAACAAAAGCTGACTTACGATCAGCTGGATAACGTCAGTGCCGTTCACTTTGCTGCCGGCAGCCCCGCCGAAATCACCCACCGCTTCACACGCGATGCCATCGGCCGACTGATTGGCAAACACACCCCCGATGGCAACACCGCCTACCAGTACGACCCCGCCGACAACCTCATCAAAGTCGGCTACAAAAAAGCCGGCTTACCGACCGAGGCCGAAGCAGACATCATCACCTTTCGCTACGACATCATCGGCAACCTGCTGAGCGAAACCACCGCACAAGGCACCCTCAGCCATCAGTACGACCAACTGGGCAACCGCATCGCCACCACCTTGCCCGATGGCCGTACCCTCAACAACCTCTATTACGGTTCCGGCCATCTGCACCAAATCAACCTCGACGGCACCACCATCACCGACATCGAACGCGACCGCCTACATCGCGAAGTCCTGCGTAGCCAGGGACAACTGAACACCGAATTCAGATACGACCGCAACAGCCGCCTGCAACACAAACAGACCCGGCGTGGCCACAACACCATCCTGCCCGACATCCTTACCGACCGCCGCTACCAGTACGACAACCTCGACCGGCTGGTGAGTAAAAAACATACCCGGCAAGGACAGACCGATTACCACTATGACCGCACCGGCCGTATCGAAAGCTGCCGCAACCAAGCCTACTGGGAAACCCTGCAATACGATGCCGCCGCCAACCTGCTGGATAAAAGACGCAACGAAGACAACAGTACCGACAACCAAAACCTGGTTCGCTTTAACCAGCTACTCCACTTCCGCGGCCTGCAATACACCTATGATGCACACGGCCGTACCCACAGCAAACAGACCGCCAGCGGTACCCAGTACTACAGCTATGATGCCGAACACCGCCTGACCGAAGTGCGTATCGAAAAACAAAACCGTACCGAACGCTACGGCTATGTCTACGATGCCTTAGGCCGACGTATCGAAAAACACCAGATAGACCGGGCGGGCAAAGCCTGCAACCGTACCCGTTTCCTGTGGGACGGGCTGAGAATGATTCAGGAAACCCGTACTGACAGAAGCAAAAGCGTCTATATCTACACTGATGAAAGCGGCTATGAACCCTTAGCCAGAGTAGAGACCACCACCGGTACGGAACAGAAAGTGCTGTACTACCACACCGATGTCAACGGTGCCCCGGAAGAACTCACTGATGAAGACGGTCACATTGTATGGGCATGCAGCTATCAGCTGTGGGGCAAACCGATACAGGAAATCGAACACAGCCAGATACAACAGAACCTGAGGTATCAGGGACAGTATTTAGACAGAGAAACGGGCTTACATTACAATACTTTCAGGTACTATGACCCGGATATAGGCAGATTCACGCAGCCGGACCCGATTGGGTTGCTGGGTGGATTTAATCTGTATCAGTATGCGCCTAACTCACTGATGTGGATTGATCCGTGGGGATTAGAATGTAATTTTCTCAATCGACGACAAGCTTTAAATAAAGCTAAAGATCTTGCTAAAATTCCTCATTCTCAACAGCCAGAGAGACAGTGGATAGTTGGAAATATCCCCGTGAAAAAAGGGCAAAAAAATTATAAATATTCGGAGGATTTTGGTTCACATGGTCGATATTATGAATATAGAAATGCTCAAGGACATAAACGTGTTATTGTTGATCATACAAATGACCCAAGAGCGAAAGGAATACATACACATGCAGGAAAGCCAAAAACTGGTGCAGACTCAAGAAACTATGATTTTAAAGAAGAAAGATATTTAAAAATTATCAACCCATCAACAAATGACCATCATATTTATTATGAATAA
- a CDS encoding pseudouridine synthase, with product MTTEQNEVQRLSKRMAQLGLCSRREADSYIEQGWVKVNGVTAVLGQKVLDSDRIDLNRQAHRQQAERVTILLNKPVGYVSAQPEKGYRAAVELITETNHWREDKSPIHFQATHTRHLAPAGRLDIDSVGLLVLTQDGRIAKQLIGENSGIEKEYLVRVSGRLDDKGLALLNHGISLDGEKLRPAKVNWQNQDQLKFILKQGKKRQIRRMCELVGLKVIGLKRVRMGRIKLGALPPGQWRYLSPQEKF from the coding sequence ATGACAACCGAACAGAACGAAGTACAACGTCTGTCCAAACGCATGGCACAATTGGGCTTATGCTCACGCCGTGAAGCTGACAGCTATATCGAACAAGGCTGGGTAAAAGTCAATGGCGTTACAGCTGTACTCGGACAGAAAGTACTAGACTCAGACCGCATCGACCTCAACCGGCAGGCACACCGCCAACAAGCCGAACGTGTCACCATCCTCTTAAATAAGCCTGTTGGCTATGTTAGTGCGCAACCGGAAAAAGGCTATCGAGCAGCCGTCGAACTGATTACCGAAACCAATCATTGGCGGGAAGACAAAAGCCCCATTCACTTTCAGGCTACCCATACACGCCATTTGGCACCGGCCGGCCGGCTGGACATCGACTCTGTTGGATTACTTGTCCTCACTCAGGATGGGCGAATTGCCAAACAGCTAATAGGTGAAAACAGTGGCATAGAAAAAGAATATTTAGTACGCGTCAGCGGGCGTTTAGATGATAAAGGCTTGGCACTACTGAACCACGGTATTAGTTTGGATGGTGAAAAATTGCGGCCGGCCAAAGTAAACTGGCAGAATCAGGATCAATTGAAATTTATCTTGAAACAAGGTAAAAAACGCCAGATACGACGCATGTGTGAACTTGTGGGCCTGAAAGTGATTGGACTAAAACGCGTCCGCATGGGCAGAATCAAACTTGGTGCCCTTCCCCCCGGCCAATGGCGCTACCTGAGCCCACAGGAAAAATTCTGA
- a CDS encoding bifunctional transcriptional activator/DNA repair enzyme AdaA has translation MPITDKNIIQKYYQALLAKDPAYVGIFFVGVKTTSIFCISTCRARKPKFENTVFYQSVKEALNAGYRPCKICRPTENADEAPEQIIKAIKMISQNPKVKISDSVLREHHISPEIVRRWFKKNYGIIYQTYQRMYRINLAYQELKSGKKITDTAFDHGYESLSGFGYTYKKFVKNAPSNHAENNIILINRLSTPIGPMFICATQQGICLLEFVDRRMLETEFQQLQKLLNGTIIFGVNNHIQQARAEIEQYFQGKRKNFTVALHTPGTPFQQSVWACLQTIPFGELYTYKQQAEKLNHPNAVRAVANANGLNRIAIIIPCHRVIGSNGQLTGYSGGLERKQWLINHEKSHQHL, from the coding sequence ATGCCCATAACAGATAAAAACATTATTCAGAAATACTATCAGGCTTTACTTGCAAAAGATCCAGCATATGTTGGTATTTTCTTTGTAGGGGTGAAAACAACTTCAATATTTTGTATTTCTACTTGCAGAGCGAGAAAACCAAAATTTGAAAATACCGTATTTTATCAAAGCGTAAAAGAAGCCCTGAATGCGGGTTATAGGCCATGTAAAATCTGCCGGCCTACCGAAAATGCAGATGAAGCGCCTGAGCAAATAATCAAAGCAATCAAAATGATTAGCCAAAATCCCAAGGTAAAGATATCCGACTCGGTACTAAGAGAGCATCATATCAGTCCGGAAATCGTTCGGCGTTGGTTCAAAAAAAATTACGGCATTATTTATCAGACCTATCAACGTATGTACCGAATCAATCTAGCTTATCAAGAATTGAAAAGCGGCAAAAAAATAACGGATACAGCATTCGACCATGGTTATGAATCACTTAGTGGTTTTGGCTATACATATAAAAAATTTGTCAAAAATGCCCCCTCCAACCATGCTGAAAACAATATTATCCTGATTAACCGTTTATCCACACCCATAGGCCCAATGTTTATATGCGCCACGCAGCAAGGTATTTGTCTGCTGGAATTTGTAGACCGGCGAATGTTAGAGACGGAGTTTCAGCAATTACAAAAATTACTAAATGGAACAATCATATTTGGCGTAAATAATCATATCCAACAAGCCAGAGCAGAAATTGAGCAATACTTTCAAGGAAAAAGAAAAAATTTTACCGTCGCCCTGCATACCCCGGGGACACCATTTCAGCAATCCGTTTGGGCATGTTTACAAACCATCCCCTTTGGCGAACTATATACTTACAAACAGCAAGCCGAAAAACTAAACCATCCTAATGCAGTCAGAGCAGTAGCCAATGCAAATGGCTTGAATCGGATTGCCATCATCATTCCTTGCCACAGAGTAATCGGTTCTAACGGCCAGTTAACCGGATATAGCGGTGGATTAGAACGCAAACAATGGCTGATTAATCACGAAAAAAGCCATCAGCATTTATAA